The following proteins come from a genomic window of Paucimonas lemoignei:
- the grxC gene encoding glutaredoxin, with amino-acid sequence MAEVIVYSSDYCPYCIRAKQLLKSKNVAFEEIRVDGKPQVRAEMANKAKRTSVPQIWIGSTHVGGCDELFALERAGDLDALLQA; translated from the coding sequence ATGGCTGAAGTCATCGTCTATTCCAGCGATTATTGCCCTTATTGCATTCGCGCCAAGCAATTGCTGAAGAGCAAAAACGTGGCGTTCGAAGAAATCAGAGTCGATGGCAAGCCGCAAGTTCGCGCCGAGATGGCCAACAAGGCCAAGCGTACTTCCGTGCCGCAGATCTGGATCGGCTCGACTCACGTCGGCGGATGCGACGAACTTTTTGCGCTGGAGCGCGCTGGCGACCTTGATGCGCTGCTGCAAGCCTGA
- the ssuA_1 gene encoding ABC transporter, substrate-binding protein, aliphatic sulfonates — MRTAILRQGLVALFAAAVTFGAITQAQAESLRIGYQKYGTLVLLKAKGTLEKRLAEQGVQVQWTEFPGGPQLLEGLNVGSIDFGVTGETPPVFAQAAGADLVYVAYEPPAPTSEAILVPKDSPITSVKELKGKKVVLNKGSNVHYLLVKALEDAGLKYTDIQTVFLPPADARAAFERGSVDAWVIWDPYQSAAEKQLQARTLRDGTGIVDNHQFYLATKPYAEKNPKVIQALIEEVRAVGEWSKANPEEVTKQVAPLLGLPADITLTSVKRQGYGALFLTPEVVASQQKIADTFYQLKLIPKPLKIADVVWTPTAAVAAKAP; from the coding sequence ATGCGCACTGCCATTTTGCGTCAAGGTTTGGTTGCTCTGTTTGCTGCAGCGGTCACCTTTGGCGCCATCACACAAGCTCAGGCCGAGAGCCTGCGCATCGGTTACCAGAAATACGGCACCCTCGTGCTGCTCAAAGCCAAAGGCACGCTGGAAAAGCGCCTGGCTGAGCAAGGCGTGCAAGTGCAATGGACTGAATTCCCCGGCGGCCCGCAGCTGCTGGAAGGTCTGAACGTCGGCTCCATCGACTTCGGCGTGACCGGCGAAACCCCGCCTGTGTTTGCCCAGGCCGCAGGCGCTGATCTGGTGTATGTGGCTTACGAGCCGCCAGCGCCTACCAGTGAAGCGATTCTGGTGCCCAAGGATTCGCCCATCACGTCCGTCAAAGAACTCAAAGGCAAGAAAGTCGTCCTCAACAAAGGCTCCAACGTGCATTACCTGTTGGTCAAAGCCCTGGAAGATGCAGGCCTGAAATACACCGACATCCAGACCGTGTTCCTGCCACCTGCCGATGCCCGCGCGGCGTTCGAGCGTGGCAGTGTCGATGCCTGGGTGATCTGGGATCCGTACCAGTCGGCCGCCGAGAAACAACTGCAGGCCCGCACCCTGCGCGACGGTACCGGGATCGTCGATAACCATCAGTTCTATCTGGCGACCAAGCCATACGCCGAGAAGAACCCGAAAGTCATTCAGGCTCTCATCGAAGAGGTGCGCGCCGTGGGTGAATGGTCCAAGGCCAACCCGGAAGAAGTGACCAAACAGGTTGCGCCACTGCTTGGTTTGCCAGCGGACATCACCCTCACTTCGGTGAAACGCCAGGGCTACGGTGCGCTGTTCCTGACGCCGGAAGTGGTCGCTTCACAGCAAAAAATCGCTGACACGTTTTACCAGCTCAAGTTGATCCCCAAGCCGCTGAAAATCGCGGACGTGGTCTGGACGCCCACCGCTGCCGTTGCCGCCAAAGCGCCGTAA
- the gpmI gene encoding phosphoglyceromutase: MTTTPKPLVLIILDGFGHSESHEGNAILAAKMPVMDRLYQSMPHGLISGSGMDVGLPDGQMGNSEVGHMNLGAGRVVYQDFTRVTKSIRDGEFFQNPTICSAVDKAVGAGKAVHILGLLSDGGVHSHQDHLVAMAELAAQRGAEKIYLHAFLDGRDTPPRSAKASIELLDSTFSRLGKGRIASIIGRYFAMDRDNRWDRVAQAYNLIVDGNSQFQAASAVKGLEAAYARDENDEFVKATSIGDKVQVEDGDAVVFMNFRADRAREITRVFVEDDFKDFERARQPKVNYVMLTQYAASIPAPSAFAAGSLKNVLGEYLAANGKTQLRIAETEKYAHVTFFFSGGREEPFPGEERILIPSPKVATYDLQPEMSAPEVTDKIVDAIEHQRYDVIVVNYANGDMVGHSGIMEAAVKAVECLDVCVGRIAEALEKVGGEALLTADHGNVEQMTDDHTGQAHTAHTSEPVPFIYIGKRNLKVREGGVLADIAPTMLQLMGLDKPEEMTGHSILVAE; encoded by the coding sequence ATGACTACCACGCCAAAACCTCTGGTCCTGATCATTCTGGACGGCTTCGGACACAGCGAGAGCCACGAAGGCAACGCCATTCTGGCTGCCAAAATGCCGGTCATGGACCGCTTGTACCAGTCGATGCCCCACGGCCTGATCTCCGGCTCCGGCATGGATGTCGGCCTGCCGGACGGTCAGATGGGCAACTCGGAAGTCGGGCACATGAACCTGGGTGCCGGGCGCGTGGTGTATCAAGACTTCACCCGGGTGACCAAATCCATTCGCGATGGCGAGTTCTTCCAGAACCCGACCATCTGCAGCGCCGTCGATAAAGCCGTTGGCGCAGGCAAAGCCGTGCACATCCTCGGCTTGCTGTCCGATGGCGGCGTCCACAGCCATCAGGATCACCTGGTCGCCATGGCCGAACTGGCAGCACAACGCGGCGCAGAAAAGATCTACCTGCATGCCTTCCTCGATGGCCGTGATACGCCGCCGCGCAGTGCCAAGGCATCGATCGAGCTGCTGGATTCCACCTTCAGCCGTCTGGGCAAGGGCCGGATCGCCAGCATCATTGGCCGCTACTTCGCCATGGACCGTGACAATCGCTGGGACCGTGTCGCCCAGGCGTACAACCTGATCGTCGACGGCAACTCGCAATTCCAGGCCGCCAGTGCCGTAAAAGGCCTGGAAGCCGCCTACGCACGCGACGAGAACGACGAGTTCGTCAAAGCCACCAGCATTGGCGACAAGGTGCAGGTAGAAGACGGCGATGCCGTGGTGTTCATGAACTTCCGCGCCGACCGCGCCCGGGAAATCACCCGCGTGTTTGTCGAAGACGACTTCAAGGATTTCGAGCGCGCCCGCCAGCCCAAGGTCAACTACGTGATGCTGACCCAGTACGCGGCCAGCATCCCTGCGCCGTCAGCCTTCGCCGCGGGTAGCCTGAAAAACGTGTTGGGCGAATACCTGGCGGCCAATGGCAAGACCCAGCTGCGCATCGCGGAAACCGAGAAGTATGCCCACGTGACGTTCTTCTTCTCCGGCGGCCGTGAAGAACCGTTCCCCGGCGAAGAGCGCATCCTGATCCCGTCGCCGAAAGTCGCCACCTACGACCTGCAGCCGGAAATGAGCGCGCCGGAAGTGACCGATAAAATCGTCGACGCCATCGAGCATCAGCGCTATGACGTGATTGTCGTCAACTATGCCAACGGCGATATGGTCGGCCATAGCGGCATCATGGAAGCAGCGGTCAAGGCCGTCGAATGCCTGGACGTGTGTGTCGGCCGCATCGCCGAAGCGCTGGAGAAAGTCGGCGGCGAAGCGCTGTTGACGGCTGACCACGGCAACGTCGAACAAATGACCGATGACCACACCGGTCAGGCGCACACCGCGCACACCTCCGAGCCAGTGCCGTTCATTTATATCGGCAAGCGCAACCTGAAAGTCCGCGAAGGCGGCGTGCTGGCCGACATCGCGCCAACCATGCTGCAACTGATGGGGCTCGATAAACCGGAAGAAATGACCGGCCACTCGATCCTCGTCGCGGAGTAA
- the ssuB_1 gene encoding aliphatic sulfonates transport ATP-binding subunit — protein sequence MSSLKQQQPAHLLRGIPLAVQNLKKAFGNREVLKNIDLHIPAGQFVAVVGRSGCGKSTLLRLLAGLDKPTAGELLAGSGKLVDAREDTRLMFQEARLLPWKKIIDNVGLGLSGDWRGKALEALEAVGLAERADEWPAALSGGQKQRVALARALIHQPRLLLLDEPLGALDALTRIEMQQLIENLWRKHGFTVLLVTHDVSEAVAIADRVILIEEGQIGLDLLVDLPRPRARGSHRLAALETQVLERVLSLPGTPPEPEPVSPLPTQLRWAN from the coding sequence ATGAGCAGTCTGAAACAGCAACAACCGGCGCACCTGCTGCGTGGTATCCCGCTGGCGGTTCAGAACCTGAAGAAAGCCTTCGGTAACCGCGAAGTCCTGAAGAACATCGACCTGCACATTCCCGCCGGGCAATTCGTCGCCGTGGTAGGCCGCAGCGGTTGCGGCAAAAGCACCTTGCTGCGCTTGCTCGCCGGTCTGGACAAACCCACCGCCGGTGAGCTGCTGGCAGGTTCCGGCAAGCTGGTGGATGCCCGGGAAGATACCCGGCTGATGTTCCAGGAAGCGCGTCTGTTGCCGTGGAAAAAGATCATCGACAACGTCGGCCTGGGCCTTAGCGGCGACTGGCGTGGCAAAGCCCTTGAAGCGTTGGAGGCAGTTGGCCTGGCCGAGCGTGCTGATGAGTGGCCGGCGGCATTATCCGGCGGGCAGAAGCAACGCGTCGCACTGGCCCGAGCCTTGATCCACCAACCGCGGCTGTTGCTGCTTGATGAGCCATTGGGCGCGCTGGATGCCTTGACCCGTATCGAGATGCAGCAACTGATCGAAAACCTCTGGCGCAAGCATGGCTTCACCGTATTGCTGGTGACCCATGACGTCAGCGAAGCGGTGGCGATTGCCGACCGCGTGATTCTGATTGAAGAAGGGCAAATCGGCCTGGATCTGCTGGTCGACCTGCCGCGCCCGCGCGCTAGAGGCTCGCATCGCCTGGCCGCGCTGGAAACTCAGGTCCTGGAGCGGGTGCTGTCATTACCCGGTACGCCGCCTGAACCCGAACCCGTTTCACCGTTGCCCACGCAGTTGCGCTGGGCTAATTGA
- the oprD_2 gene encoding OprD family outer membrane porin: MKKSTLALAIAVGVMAQQASAAGFIEDSKASVSSRTLYFNSDPREGTGNRTEETATGLKFDYLSGFTQGTVGFGLDVQALVGIHLDGGRGHHAANGAITPTDSDGSSVDEWTRLGANAKARFSKTELRLGNALAPALPILVSNDGRLLPAAFQGGILTSKELDGVTFTAGQLSKTIGRASSNWTDLSVNGATKTSDEFRFAGADWKVTKDLTLQYYFANLEDFYKQHFLGLVHVLPLGEDQSFKTDLRYFNSSADGKNDSNATGYGFNNNSGYAKHAGEVDNSTWSAMFTYSLSGHAIMVGHQQVGDDGGMVFLNQGSVTKNGTTRNEGNGGSSFYLFTDSMVDGFNRAGTNTTFGQYSYDFARVGVPGLKAAVAYLHGDDIKGTGVVAGREFSQWERDMRVDYVIQNGPLKGFGTTLRHGSYRADAGLNGATDTDQTRLIFNYTYAFK; encoded by the coding sequence ATGAAGAAGTCCACTCTGGCCCTGGCAATTGCCGTAGGCGTCATGGCTCAGCAGGCTAGTGCAGCAGGTTTCATCGAAGACAGCAAAGCATCCGTAAGCTCGCGTACTTTGTACTTCAACAGCGATCCACGTGAAGGCACTGGCAACCGTACCGAAGAAACCGCAACAGGTCTGAAATTCGACTACCTGTCCGGCTTCACTCAAGGCACTGTTGGCTTTGGTCTGGACGTTCAGGCGCTGGTAGGTATCCACCTGGATGGCGGCCGTGGTCACCACGCAGCTAACGGTGCTATCACCCCTACCGACAGCGATGGTTCTTCTGTAGACGAGTGGACCCGTCTGGGCGCTAACGCCAAGGCTCGCTTCTCGAAAACCGAACTGCGTCTGGGTAACGCGTTGGCACCTGCTCTGCCAATCCTCGTATCCAACGACGGTCGTTTGCTGCCAGCAGCATTCCAGGGCGGCATCCTGACTTCCAAAGAACTGGACGGCGTGACCTTCACAGCCGGTCAACTGAGCAAGACCATCGGTCGTGCTTCGAGCAACTGGACTGACCTGTCGGTTAACGGCGCTACCAAGACCAGCGACGAATTCCGCTTCGCCGGTGCTGACTGGAAAGTCACCAAAGACCTGACCCTGCAGTACTACTTCGCCAACCTGGAAGACTTCTACAAGCAGCACTTCCTGGGTCTGGTTCACGTCCTGCCGCTGGGCGAAGATCAGTCGTTCAAGACTGACCTGCGTTACTTCAACAGCAGCGCTGACGGCAAGAACGACAGCAACGCCACTGGCTACGGCTTCAACAACAACAGCGGTTATGCAAAACACGCTGGCGAAGTTGATAACAGCACCTGGTCGGCGATGTTCACTTACTCTCTGAGTGGCCACGCAATCATGGTTGGTCACCAGCAAGTGGGTGACGACGGCGGCATGGTGTTCCTGAACCAGGGTAGCGTTACCAAGAACGGCACCACTCGTAACGAAGGTAACGGTGGTTCGAGCTTCTACCTGTTCACTGACTCCATGGTCGACGGTTTCAACCGTGCCGGTACCAACACTACTTTCGGTCAGTACTCGTATGACTTCGCACGCGTCGGCGTTCCAGGCCTGAAAGCAGCTGTTGCTTACCTGCATGGCGATGACATCAAAGGCACTGGCGTGGTAGCCGGTCGCGAGTTCTCCCAGTGGGAACGCGACATGCGTGTTGACTACGTGATCCAGAACGGTCCGCTGAAAGGCTTCGGCACCACACTGCGTCACGGTTCGTACCGTGCTGATGCTGGCCTGAACGGCGCTACCGATACAGACCAGACTCGTCTGATCTTCAACTACACCTACGCTTTCAAATAA
- a CDS encoding regulatory protein, TetR, which yields MTRPATPRKPRARSQARIDSILDAARELLASEGVASLSIYSVAERAQIPPSSVYHFFASVPALLEALTADIHAAFRASLQAPIEHETLNTWRDLSRVVEQRMLSIYNADPAARQLILAQHGLSEINQADRQHDIELGHLMQDVFDRHFQLPSLPDDVDVFALAMELSDRVYARSMQLHDAITPRMAEEGMRVFDAYVGLYLPAFLPKKSIPDPAL from the coding sequence ATGACCCGCCCCGCCACACCTCGCAAACCCCGCGCACGCAGCCAGGCCAGGATCGATTCGATCCTTGATGCCGCACGTGAGTTGCTTGCCAGCGAGGGCGTGGCGAGTCTGTCGATCTACAGCGTGGCCGAGCGGGCGCAGATCCCGCCGTCGTCGGTGTATCACTTCTTCGCCAGCGTCCCGGCCCTGCTCGAAGCGTTGACCGCCGACATCCACGCCGCCTTCCGCGCCAGCCTGCAGGCGCCCATCGAGCATGAAACCCTGAATACCTGGCGCGACCTCTCCAGAGTGGTCGAGCAACGCATGCTGAGCATCTACAACGCCGACCCTGCCGCCCGCCAGCTAATCCTCGCGCAGCATGGCCTGTCCGAAATCAACCAGGCAGACCGCCAGCACGACATCGAACTCGGCCATCTGATGCAGGACGTCTTCGACCGCCACTTCCAACTGCCCAGCCTGCCTGACGACGTCGATGTCTTCGCCCTGGCCATGGAGCTGAGTGATCGCGTGTACGCCCGCTCAATGCAACTGCACGACGCCATCACCCCGCGCATGGCCGAGGAAGGCATGCGGGTGTTTGATGCGTACGTGGGACTTTATCTACCGGCATTCCTGCCAAAAAAATCGATACCGGACCCAGCCCTGTAG
- a CDS encoding molybdenum-pterin-binding protein, giving the protein MTIKAINVRNQFRGTIKEIVTGDVLSEIDVQTASGIVTSVITTRSVKELELVVGSEVIAFVKSTEVSIAKL; this is encoded by the coding sequence ATGACCATTAAAGCCATCAACGTTCGTAACCAGTTCCGCGGCACCATCAAGGAAATCGTCACCGGTGACGTACTGTCGGAAATCGACGTGCAGACCGCTTCAGGCATCGTCACTTCCGTCATCACCACCCGCTCGGTCAAAGAGCTGGAGTTGGTGGTGGGCAGCGAGGTCATCGCGTTCGTGAAATCCACCGAGGTTTCAATCGCCAAGCTGTAA
- the yibN gene encoding rhodanese-like protein → MLQHLIGFATNHYLITGAFVILLGMLIAYELSKGGRSLSTSELTALVNKDQAVVIDIRAPKDYAAGHIVGALNFPNDKVLTRTAELEKHKSKTLIIVDAMGQQAGAVARELLKSGFTAAKLSGGVSTWRADNLPLVK, encoded by the coding sequence ATGCTTCAGCACCTGATTGGATTTGCAACGAACCACTATTTGATCACTGGCGCTTTCGTCATCCTGCTGGGCATGCTGATCGCCTACGAGCTGAGCAAAGGCGGCCGTAGCCTGAGTACCAGTGAGTTGACTGCTCTGGTCAACAAAGACCAGGCCGTGGTCATCGACATCCGCGCCCCCAAGGATTACGCGGCTGGCCACATCGTTGGCGCCCTGAACTTCCCGAATGACAAGGTCCTGACCCGCACGGCGGAGCTTGAAAAGCACAAGTCCAAGACCCTGATCATCGTAGACGCCATGGGCCAGCAAGCCGGTGCCGTTGCTCGCGAACTGCTCAAGTCCGGTTTCACTGCCGCCAAACTGTCCGGTGGCGTGTCCACCTGGCGTGCCGACAATCTGCCTCTGGTGAAGTGA
- the trmL gene encoding RNA-methyltransferase — protein sequence MFHVILFQPEIPPNTGNVIRLCANTGSTLHLIEPLGFELDDKRLRRAGLDYHEYATLQTHPDLASCLESIGHPRLFAFTTKGSRPFHDASFQAGDAFLFGPESRGLPADVLDSLPGDQRLRLPMREGCRSLNLSNTVAVAVYEGWRQLGFK from the coding sequence ATGTTTCACGTCATCCTTTTTCAACCAGAAATTCCGCCGAATACCGGCAATGTCATCAGGCTGTGCGCCAACACCGGCAGCACCCTGCATTTGATCGAGCCCTTGGGCTTCGAACTGGATGACAAACGCCTGCGCCGGGCCGGGCTCGATTATCACGAGTACGCCACGTTGCAGACCCACCCAGACCTGGCCAGCTGCCTTGAAAGCATCGGCCACCCTCGCCTGTTTGCTTTTACCACAAAAGGCTCGCGCCCCTTCCACGACGCCAGCTTCCAGGCCGGTGATGCGTTTCTGTTCGGCCCGGAAAGCCGCGGCCTGCCCGCTGACGTTCTGGACTCGCTGCCAGGCGATCAACGCCTGCGCCTGCCCATGCGCGAAGGCTGCCGCAGCCTGAACCTGTCCAACACCGTTGCAGTGGCGGTGTATGAAGGGTGGCGGCAGTTGGGGTTTAAATAA
- the tsaA_1 gene encoding anti-oxidant AhpCTSA family protein, whose protein sequence is MSLRLGDIAPDFQQDSSEGRISFHQWLGNSWGVLFSHPADFTPVCTTELGFTAKLKDEFDKRGVKAIALSVDPVDSHIKWIDDINTTQNARVNFPILADADRKVSELYDLIHPNASETLTVRSLFVIDPNKKVRLTITYPASTGRNFHEILRVIDSLQLTDNYKVATPANWVDGDDVVIVPSLKDEDEIKQRFPKGYKAVTPYLRLTPQPNR, encoded by the coding sequence ATGAGCCTGCGACTTGGCGATATCGCCCCTGACTTTCAACAGGATTCCAGCGAAGGCCGCATCAGCTTTCACCAATGGCTGGGTAACAGCTGGGGCGTTCTGTTTTCCCATCCGGCTGACTTCACGCCGGTCTGCACCACGGAGCTTGGGTTCACCGCCAAGCTCAAGGATGAGTTCGACAAGCGCGGCGTGAAAGCCATCGCGCTGTCGGTCGATCCGGTGGATTCGCACATCAAGTGGATCGACGACATCAACACCACGCAGAACGCGCGGGTGAACTTCCCGATCCTGGCTGACGCTGATCGCAAGGTGTCCGAGCTTTACGACTTGATCCACCCCAACGCCAGCGAAACCCTGACCGTGCGTTCGCTGTTCGTGATCGACCCGAACAAGAAGGTCCGCCTGACCATCACTTACCCCGCCAGTACCGGGCGCAATTTCCACGAAATCCTGCGGGTCATCGACTCCTTGCAGTTGACCGACAACTACAAAGTCGCCACCCCCGCCAATTGGGTGGACGGTGATGACGTGGTGATCGTGCCTTCGCTCAAGGATGAAGACGAGATCAAGCAGCGTTTCCCCAAAGGCTACAAAGCTGTCACGCCGTACCTGCGCCTGACGCCGCAACCGAATCGCTGA
- the secB gene encoding protein-export protein SecB: MTDQPTNGAVAEEESPQFSLQRIYVRDLSFEAPKSPAIFRQEWTPTVSLDLNTRQKALEGDFYEVVLTLSVTVNNGDEVAFIVEVQQAGIFLIKGLDQGAMSHTLGAFCPNILFPYARETIDSLVVRGSFPALMLSPVNFDALYAQELQRMQEAGETPTVQ; encoded by the coding sequence ATGACTGATCAACCGACCAACGGCGCCGTAGCCGAAGAAGAATCGCCGCAATTCTCCCTGCAGCGTATCTATGTTCGCGACCTGTCGTTCGAAGCGCCAAAAAGCCCTGCTATCTTCCGTCAGGAATGGACGCCGACGGTCAGCCTGGACCTGAACACCCGCCAGAAAGCCCTGGAAGGCGATTTCTACGAAGTCGTGCTGACCTTGTCGGTTACCGTGAACAACGGCGACGAAGTGGCTTTCATCGTTGAAGTGCAACAGGCCGGTATCTTCCTGATCAAGGGCCTGGACCAGGGCGCCATGAGCCACACCCTCGGTGCTTTCTGCCCGAACATTCTGTTCCCGTATGCTCGCGAAACCATCGACAGCCTGGTTGTCCGTGGTTCTTTCCCGGCGCTGATGCTGTCCCCGGTCAACTTCGACGCCCTGTACGCGCAAGAGCTGCAACGCATGCAGGAAGCTGGCGAAACACCTACCGTTCAGTAA
- the ssuC_1 gene encoding binding-protein dependent transport system inner membrane protein, whose product MSNNASQRLVQRLAPWALPILLLAIWQLSVSAGWLSTRILPAPSAVIEAGVNLVSSGEIWTHLAISGWRAGMGFAIGGGIGLALGFITGLSKWGERLLDSSVQMIRNVPHLALIPLVILWFGIDETAKVFLVALGTLFPIYLNTYHGIRNIDPALVEMSRSYGLSGFSLFWHVILPGAMPSILVGVRFALGFMWLTLIVAETISASSGIGYLAMNAREFLQTDVVVLAIVLYAVLGKLADLAARGLERICLRWHPAYQVNKGGAA is encoded by the coding sequence ATGAGCAACAACGCTTCGCAACGTCTGGTCCAGCGCCTCGCGCCCTGGGCTCTGCCGATCCTGCTGCTGGCAATCTGGCAGCTGTCGGTCAGTGCAGGCTGGTTATCCACCCGCATTCTGCCTGCGCCAAGCGCGGTGATTGAGGCGGGCGTCAATCTGGTGTCCAGCGGCGAAATCTGGACGCACCTGGCAATCAGCGGCTGGCGCGCCGGGATGGGTTTTGCCATCGGTGGCGGTATCGGCCTGGCGCTGGGCTTTATTACCGGTCTGTCGAAATGGGGCGAACGCCTGCTCGATAGCTCGGTGCAAATGATCCGCAACGTGCCGCACCTGGCGCTGATCCCGTTGGTGATTCTCTGGTTCGGCATCGACGAAACCGCCAAGGTATTTCTTGTGGCGCTGGGTACGCTGTTCCCGATCTACCTGAACACGTATCACGGCATCCGCAACATTGATCCGGCGCTGGTGGAGATGTCCCGCAGCTATGGTTTGTCCGGTTTCAGCCTGTTCTGGCATGTGATCCTGCCCGGCGCCATGCCTTCGATTCTGGTGGGGGTGCGCTTCGCGCTGGGCTTCATGTGGTTGACCCTGATCGTTGCGGAAACGATATCTGCCAGCTCGGGTATCGGCTATCTGGCGATGAACGCCCGGGAATTTCTGCAAACCGACGTCGTAGTGCTGGCCATCGTGCTTTACGCCGTCCTCGGCAAACTGGCCGACCTCGCGGCGCGTGGCCTGGAGCGAATCTGCCTGCGCTGGCACCCGGCGTATCAAGTGAATAAAGGCGGTGCCGCATGA
- the envC gene encoding M24/M37 family peptidase, with protein MLRALITLALICLLNPAFADDERAQTQKQIDAARQDVAELQKALGDLQKEKAGVQKDLRGTETEMGKLEKQVEVLQKELKKTEVELQRLDHEKKKLQSARVEQQRLIAIQARAAYQSGRQEYLKLLLNQQHPEKFARTLTYYDYMSQARLAQLQAFNETLRQLAGVEKDIDLQQAQLLVQKSTLEEQREELDKVRQERQQVLAKLNNDYKARDQKLQSRQQDQADLAKVLKTIEETLARQAREAEEARQKALVAAREAEEKRQREAEALARNNSRNAERDTSKTDSEDTPRRITKAPGAVVSSAGASYGGAFIGAKGKLPWPVDGRLLARFGEARGDDARSTWDGVMISALAGSQVHAVHGGRVVFADWLRGAGLLVILDHGNGYLSLYGHNQTLLKAAGDIVKAGEAISTVGNSGGQDTPALYFAIRQQGRPSDPAQWCRTQG; from the coding sequence ATGCTTCGCGCCTTGATCACCCTTGCTTTGATCTGCCTGCTCAATCCGGCCTTCGCCGACGATGAGCGTGCGCAAACCCAGAAACAGATTGACGCTGCGCGTCAGGATGTCGCCGAGCTGCAAAAAGCCCTGGGCGACCTGCAAAAAGAGAAAGCCGGTGTCCAGAAGGACCTGCGCGGCACCGAAACCGAGATGGGCAAGCTGGAAAAGCAGGTCGAGGTCCTGCAAAAGGAACTAAAAAAGACGGAAGTCGAGCTCCAGAGGCTCGACCACGAAAAAAAGAAGCTACAGAGCGCGCGCGTTGAACAGCAACGTCTGATCGCCATTCAGGCCCGAGCGGCGTATCAGAGTGGTCGGCAGGAATACCTCAAGCTGCTGCTTAATCAGCAGCACCCGGAAAAATTCGCTCGCACCCTGACCTATTACGACTACATGAGTCAGGCGCGCCTGGCCCAGCTGCAAGCCTTCAATGAAACCCTGCGTCAGCTGGCCGGTGTCGAAAAAGACATCGACCTGCAACAGGCGCAGTTGCTGGTGCAGAAAAGCACCCTTGAAGAACAGCGCGAAGAGCTCGACAAGGTTCGGCAGGAACGACAACAGGTCCTGGCCAAACTCAACAACGATTACAAAGCGCGCGACCAGAAGCTGCAATCGCGTCAGCAGGATCAGGCTGATCTGGCCAAAGTCCTGAAAACCATTGAGGAAACCCTGGCCCGTCAGGCCCGTGAAGCCGAAGAAGCACGACAGAAGGCGCTGGTTGCCGCACGCGAGGCTGAAGAAAAGCGCCAGCGTGAAGCCGAGGCGTTAGCCAGAAACAACAGCCGCAACGCCGAACGGGACACCAGCAAAACCGACAGCGAAGACACCCCACGCCGCATCACCAAAGCTCCCGGCGCCGTGGTTTCCAGCGCGGGCGCGTCTTATGGCGGCGCTTTTATTGGGGCCAAGGGCAAACTTCCCTGGCCTGTTGATGGTCGATTACTCGCACGCTTCGGTGAAGCCCGTGGCGACGATGCCCGCTCCACCTGGGATGGCGTGATGATCAGCGCTTTGGCTGGCAGCCAGGTGCATGCTGTGCACGGCGGTCGGGTGGTGTTCGCAGACTGGTTGCGCGGCGCCGGGCTTCTGGTCATTCTCGACCATGGCAACGGCTATTTGAGTTTGTACGGTCACAATCAGACGCTGCTTAAAGCGGCAGGTGACATTGTTAAAGCGGGTGAAGCCATCTCCACCGTAGGCAATAGTGGCGGACAGGACACCCCAGCGTTGTATTTTGCTATTCGTCAGCAGGGTCGCCCCAGTGATCCGGCCCAATGGTGCCGCACGCAAGGATAA